In Acipenser ruthenus chromosome 15, fAciRut3.2 maternal haplotype, whole genome shotgun sequence, a genomic segment contains:
- the LOC131697614 gene encoding echinoderm microtubule-associated protein-like 5 isoform X5: MADRTAPNYHLRLEWVYGYRGHQCRNNLYYTAAKEIVYFVAGVGVVYNTREHKQKFYLGHNDDIISLALHPEQVLVATGQVGKEPYICVWDSYTVQTVSILKDVHTHGIACLAFDVDGQCLVSVGLDSKNTMCVWDWRRGKVLATAPGHTDRIFDISWDLYQPSKLVSCGVKHIKFWSICGNALTPKRGVFGKTGDLQTILCLACARDEVTYSGALNGDIYVWKGINLARTVQGAHGSGIFSMNACEEGFATGGRDGCVRLWDLNFKPITVIDLRETDQGYKGLSVRSVCWRGDHILVGTQDSEIFEVVVHERNKPFLIMQGHCEGELWALAVHPTKPLAMTGSDDRSVRIWSLIDHALIARCNMEEPIRCAAVSTDGIHLALGMKDGSFTVLRVRDMTEVVHVKDRKEAIHELKYSPDGAHLAVGSNENSVDIYGVVQRYKKVGECVGSTSFITHMDWSTDSKYLQTNDGNGKRLLYKMPSGKEVTNKEEFKLVQWSTWTCSLGPEVNGIWPKYSDINDINSVDANFNNQVLVTADDYGLVKLFRYPCLKKGAKFKKYLGHSAHITNARWSHDYQWVITIGGADHSVFQWKFIPERKSKDALHIAPQETLTESHSEESDSDQSDVPEMDSEIEQETQLTYRRQVYKEDLPQLKEQCKEKQRASATKKRVSPPSSSVRLHFIHGYRGYDCRSNLFYTQTGEIVYHVAGVGVVYNRQQNTQRFYLGHDDDILCLAIHPLKDYVATGQVGRDSSIHIWDSEMLKTLSVLKGHHQYGVCAVDFSADGKRLASVGLDDNHTIVLWDWRKGEKQSAIRGSKDKIFVIKINPYMPEKLITAGIKHIKFWHKAGGGLIGRKGNMGKTETMMCAVYGWTEEMVFSGTSTGDICIWKDMYLIKTIKAHDGPVFSMHALEKGFVTGGKDGVVALWDDTFEHCLKTYAVKRAVLAPGSKGLLLEDNPSIRAISLGHGHILVGTKNGEILEVDKSGPITLLVQGHMEGEVWGLATHPHLPICATVSDDKTLRIWDLSPSHCMLAVRKLKKGGRCCCFSPDGKALAVGLNDGSFLIVNADTLEDLVSFHHRKDVISDIRFSPGAGKYLAVASCDSFVDIYNVMSSKRVGVCKGSQSYITHLDWDKRGKLLQVNTGAKEQLFFEAPRGKKQTIPVSETEKIDWSSWSCVLGPSCEGIWPVVSDVTEVTASSLSSDGKVLATGDDFGYVKLFRYPVKGKFGKFKRYVAHSTHVTNVRWTHDDALLVTAGGADTSLMIWTHEAEGHRDTRQCDSEESDIESENDGGYDSDVTRENEMNYTIKALSTNVRQMLGIKPHLQQKEPSVDERQGVVR, from the exons TGTTTAGTGTCTGTAGGTTTGGATTCTAAAAACACAATGTGTGTGTGGGATTGGAGACGAGGAAAAGTGCTGGCTACAGCTCCAGGCCACACAGATAGG ATATTTGACATCTCTTGGGATTTGTACCAACCTAGTAAACTAGTAAGCTGTGGGGTTAAGCACATCAAG TTTTGGAGTATATGTGGCAATGCTTTGACCCCGAAACGTGGTGTTTTTGGCAAGACCGGGGATCTGCAGACAATATTGTGCCTGGCCTGTGCAAGAGATGAAGTCACTTATTCTGGTGCACTCAATGGGGATATATATGTGTGGAAGGGAATTAATCTTGCTCGAACAGTGCAAGGTGCCCATGGG TCAGGAATTTTCAGCATGAATGCTTGCGAGGAAGGATTTGCCACAGGGGGGCGAGATGGCTGTGTTCGCCTGTGGGATTTAAATTTCAAACCAATTACTGTGAttgatctcagggaaacagaccAAGGATATAAAG gtctCTCGGTGAGGAGTGTGTGCTGGAGAGGCGATCATATCCTGGTGGGTACGCAGGATAGCGAGATATTTGAGGTTGTGGTTCACGAACGGAACAAGCCCTTCCTGATTATGCAGGGCCACTGCGAGGGGGAGCTGTGGGCCCTGGCTGTTCATCCCACAAAGCCTTTAGCAATGACAGGGAGCGATGACCGATCTGTGAG GATATGGAGTCTCATTGACCATGCATTGATTGCCCGCTGTAATATGGAAGAACCCATTCGCTGTGCTGCTGTGAGTACAGATGGTATCCATCTTGCTCTTGGAATGAAGGACGGTTCTTTTACTGTGTTGCGGGTCAG AGACATGACTGAGGTCGTTCATGTCAAGGACAGAAAGGAGGCCATTCATGAGTTAAAATATTCCCCTGATGGGGCGCATCTGGCTGTGGGCTCCAATGAGAACTCGGTGGATATTTATGGAGTTGTACAGCGCTACAAGAAAGTGGGAGAGTGTGTTGGCTCTACTAGTTTCATAACCCATATGGACTGGTCTACAGACAGCAAATATTTGCAAACCAATGACGGAAATGGAAAAAGACTCTTATACAAAATGCCAA GTGGTAAGGAGGTCACTAATAAAGAAGAGTTCAAACTCGTACAGTGGTCCACCTGGACCTGCTCACTGGGTCCAGAAGTGAATGGAATATGGCCTAAATATTCGGATATTAATGATATTAATTCAGTAGATGCAAACTTTAATAATCAAGTTTTAGTCACTGCCGACGACTATGGATTAGTAAAACTTTTTCGATATCCTTGTTTAAAGAAAG GcgcaaagtttaaaaaatatttaggtCATTCAGCTCATATAACAAATGCCAGGTGGTCACATGATTATCAGTGGGTTATTACTATTGGTGGAGCCGATCATTCTGTATTCCAGTGGAAGTTTATCCCAGAAAGAAAATCTAAAGATGCTCTTCATATAGCACCTCAAG aaaCCTTAACAGAATCCCACAGTGAAGAATCGGATTCGGATCAGTCAGATGTGCCAGAGATGGACTCCGAAATTGAGCAGGAAACCCAGCTCACTTATCGACGACAG gtttacaAAGAAGATCTACCTCAGCTTAAAGAGCAATGCAAAGAAAAACAGAGAGCATCTGCAACAAAGAAAAGGGTGAGCCCTCCGAGCAGCAGCGTTCGACTGCACTTCATCCACGG GTACAGGGGTTATGACTGCAGGAGCAACCTCTTTTACACCCAGACTGGGGAGATTGTGTACCACGTGGCTGGAGTGGGAGTGGTGTACAATCGACAGCAGAACACACAGCGCTTCTACCTGGGACACGATGATGACATCCTGTGTTTAGCCATTCACCCGCTGAAGGACTATGTGGCAACAGGCCAG gtggGACGAGATTCCTCCATTCATATATGGGACTCTGAGATGCTGAAAACCTTGTCAGTATTAAAAGGGCACCACCAGTATGGAGTTTGTGCTGTTGATTTCTCAG cGGATGGTAAGCGCTTGGCTTCGGTGGGACTCGATGACAATCACACTATTGTTCTGTGGGACTGGAGAAAGGGAGAAAAACAATCAGCAATCAG GGGAAGCAAAGACAAAATCTTTGTCATCAAGATCAATCCATACATGCCAGAGAAGCTCATTACAGCAGGAATAAAGCATATCAAATTCTGGCACAAAGCAG GTGGAGGTCTTATTGGGAGGAAAGGAAACATGGGGAAGACTGAAACAATGATGTGTGCTGTGTATGGCTGGACAGAGGAGATGGTCTTCTCAGGAACCTCAACTGGGGACATATGCATCTGGAAAGACATGTATCTGATTAAAACCATCAAGGCCCACGATGGGCCTGTCTTCAGCATGCATGCCTTGGAGAAA GGGTTTGTGACGGGCGGGAAGGACGGAGTTGTGGCTCTCTGGGACGACACCTTTGAGCATTGCCTCAAAACCTACGCCGTCAAGCGAGCTGTGCTTGCACCTGGTTCCAAAG GCCTGTTGCTGGAAGACAACCCTTCCATCCGTGCCATATCATTAGGTCATGGCCATATTTTAGTGGGTACAAAGAACGGAGAAATCCTAGAAGTTGATAAAAGTGGACCAATAACCCTACTGGTTCAG GGTCACATGGAGGGGGAAGTGTGGGGCCTGGCCACTCATCCTCATTTACCGATCTGTGCCACTGTCAGTGATGATAAAACCCTTCGTATATGGGACCTCTCCCCAAGCCACTGCATGCTAGCGGTTCGAAAGCTCAAGAAGG GAGGCCGGTGCTGCTGCTTCTCACCCGATGGGAAGGCTCTGGCTGTTGGACTCAACGATGGAAGTTTTCTCATAGTAAACGCAGACACACTTGAAGATCTCGTCTCTTTTCACCACAGAAAGGATGTCATTTCAGATATTCGGTTTTCTCCAG GTGCTGGTAAATACCTTGCCGTGGCTTCCTGTGACAGCTTTGTGGATATTTACAACGTAATGAGCAGCAAGCGTGTCGGAGTCTGTAAAGGGTCACAGAGCTACATAACTCACCTGGACTGGGACAAGAGAG GGAAGCTGCTACAGGTAAACACTGGTGCTAAAGAGCAGTTATTCTTTGAAGCTCCCCGTGGAAAGAAGCAGACTATTCCTGTATCTGAG ACAGAGAAGATTGATTGGTCCTCTTGGAGCTGTGTTCTGGGGCCTTCGTGTGAGGGGATCTGGCCTGTGGTCAGTGATGTCACAGAGGTGACTGCTTCCTCTTTATCAAGTGATGGAAAGGTCCTGGCCACAGGGGATGACTTTGGATATGTGAAGCTGTTTCGATACCCAGTTAAG GGGAAATTTGGGAAGTTCAAAAGATATGTTGCTCACAGCACCCATGTAACTAACGTGCGGTGGACACATGACGATGCTCTGCTGGTGACTGCTGGGGGGGCAGACACCTCGCTGATGATCTGGACACATGAAGCGGAGGGACACAGAGACACCAGACAGTGTGACAGTGAGGAGTCAGACATAGAGTCGGAAAATGATGGAG GTTATGACAGCGATGTGACaagggaaaatgaaatgaattatACCATCAAGGCCTTATCAACAAATGTCCGGCAGATGTTGGGAATTAAACCCCATCTGCAACAAAAGGAGCCATCTGTGGATGAAAG GCAGGGAGTAGTAAGGTAA